One Alligator mississippiensis isolate rAllMis1 chromosome 12, rAllMis1, whole genome shotgun sequence DNA window includes the following coding sequences:
- the PIP5KL1 gene encoding phosphatidylinositol 4-phosphate 5-kinase-like protein 1 isoform X1, translating to MANASGSRMSRQSSVMKRKSFWRLRQQWKLLGLFEIDQEHEFHDLTCMLKAGLKAAVQDAIDNPPLDVLTEADFTAVLKQAHEGFEMRTYAGPAFAFFRRSLGMSEKEYQLSLSSESAYLQFISNSKSKADFFLTNNKGFFLKTQSKREIRFLLTHLPKYLQHLERYPHSLLVKFLGVHSIITAGRKKKYFIIMQSVFYPDERITERYDIKGCQVSRWTEPVPEGRQVIVVLKDLNFEGKAICLSHQRSWFIRQVKLDTQFLQGLNVLDYSLLVAFQPLHADELSHNFASIITRTAKSVDGWGCHQRAMVPGAISEESAILVSDLLSGASVYHTCEAAVDGKGNLQDVSLRSSPESSPELSRALAQNRRLLPNYKNPLHVIDGPEQRYFVGIIDLFTVYSLRKRLEHLWKCIRYRGQTFSTVCPTQYARRLCQWVETHTL from the exons ATG GCCAATGCCTCAGGCAGCAGGATGAGCAGGCAGTCCTCCGTGATGAAGCGAAAGTCCTTCTGGAGGCTCCGCCAGCAGTGGAAGCTCCTGGGCCTCTTTGAGATCGACCAGGAGCATGAGTTTCATGACCTGACCTGCATGCTGAAGGCAGGGCTGAAGGCTGCTGTCCAGGATGCCATTGACAACCCACCTCTG gaTGTCCTGACTGAAGCAGACTTTACCGCTGTACTGAAGCAGGCCCATGAG GGCTTTGAGATGCGGACGTATGCTGGCCCTGCCTTCGCTTTCTTCAGACGCTCACTGGGCATGTCGGAGAAGGAATACCAGCTGTCCCTGTCCTCTGAGAGCGCCTACCTGCAGTTCATCAGCAACTCCAAGAGCAAGGCAGACTTCTTCCTCAC GAACAACAAAGGCTTCTTCCTCAAGACGCAGAGTAAGAGGGAGATCCGGTTCCTCCTTACCCATCTGCCCAAGTATCTCCAACACCTTGAGAGATACCCTCACTCCCTCCTCGTCAAGTTCCTGG GTGTCCACAGCATCATCACAGCCGGGAGGAAGAAG AAATACTTCATCATCATGCAGAGCGTGTTCTACCCTGACGAGAGGATCACTGAGCG GTATGACATCAAGGGCTGCCAGGTGAGCCGCTGGACGGAGCCAGTCCCAGAGGGCAGACAGGTCATTGTGGTGCTGAAGGACCTCAACTTTGAAGGGAAGGCCATCTGCCTGA GTCATCAGCGCTCCTGGTTCATCCGCCAGGTGAAGCTGGACACCCAGTTCCTGCAGGGGCTGAACGTGCTGGATTACAGCCTGTTGGTGGCCTTCCAGCCACTTCATGCAGATGAACTGAGCCATAACTTTGCCAGCATCATCACCAGGACTGCAAA GTCTGTCGATGGATGGGGCTGCCACCAGAGAGCCATGGTGCCGGGAGCCATCAGTGAGGAGTCTGCCATCCTAGTATCCGATCTTCTGTCGGGGGCCAGCGTGTACCACACATGTGAGGCTGCTGTTGATGGGAAGGGCAACCTGCAGGACGTCAGCCTCCGCAGCAGCCCCGAGTCCAGCCCTGAGCTGTCCCGGGCCCTGGCCCAGAACCGGCGCCTGCTGCCCAACTACAAGAACCCCCTGCATGTCATTGATGGGCCAGAGCAACGCTACTTTGTGGGTATCATCGACCTCTTCACCGTGTATAGCCTGCGCAAGAGGCTTGAGCACCTCTGGAAGTGCATCCGGTACCGGGGACAGACTTTCTCCACTGTCTGCCCAACCCAGTACGCCCGGCGCCTCTGCCAGTGGGTGGAAACGCACACCCTCTGA
- the PIP5KL1 gene encoding phosphatidylinositol 4-phosphate 5-kinase-like protein 1 isoform X2: MANASGSRMSRQSSVMKRKSFWRLRQQWKLLGLFEIDQEHEFHDLTCMLKAGLKAAVQDAIDNPPLGFEMRTYAGPAFAFFRRSLGMSEKEYQLSLSSESAYLQFISNSKSKADFFLTNNKGFFLKTQSKREIRFLLTHLPKYLQHLERYPHSLLVKFLGVHSIITAGRKKKYFIIMQSVFYPDERITERYDIKGCQVSRWTEPVPEGRQVIVVLKDLNFEGKAICLSHQRSWFIRQVKLDTQFLQGLNVLDYSLLVAFQPLHADELSHNFASIITRTAKSVDGWGCHQRAMVPGAISEESAILVSDLLSGASVYHTCEAAVDGKGNLQDVSLRSSPESSPELSRALAQNRRLLPNYKNPLHVIDGPEQRYFVGIIDLFTVYSLRKRLEHLWKCIRYRGQTFSTVCPTQYARRLCQWVETHTL, translated from the exons ATG GCCAATGCCTCAGGCAGCAGGATGAGCAGGCAGTCCTCCGTGATGAAGCGAAAGTCCTTCTGGAGGCTCCGCCAGCAGTGGAAGCTCCTGGGCCTCTTTGAGATCGACCAGGAGCATGAGTTTCATGACCTGACCTGCATGCTGAAGGCAGGGCTGAAGGCTGCTGTCCAGGATGCCATTGACAACCCACCTCTG GGCTTTGAGATGCGGACGTATGCTGGCCCTGCCTTCGCTTTCTTCAGACGCTCACTGGGCATGTCGGAGAAGGAATACCAGCTGTCCCTGTCCTCTGAGAGCGCCTACCTGCAGTTCATCAGCAACTCCAAGAGCAAGGCAGACTTCTTCCTCAC GAACAACAAAGGCTTCTTCCTCAAGACGCAGAGTAAGAGGGAGATCCGGTTCCTCCTTACCCATCTGCCCAAGTATCTCCAACACCTTGAGAGATACCCTCACTCCCTCCTCGTCAAGTTCCTGG GTGTCCACAGCATCATCACAGCCGGGAGGAAGAAG AAATACTTCATCATCATGCAGAGCGTGTTCTACCCTGACGAGAGGATCACTGAGCG GTATGACATCAAGGGCTGCCAGGTGAGCCGCTGGACGGAGCCAGTCCCAGAGGGCAGACAGGTCATTGTGGTGCTGAAGGACCTCAACTTTGAAGGGAAGGCCATCTGCCTGA GTCATCAGCGCTCCTGGTTCATCCGCCAGGTGAAGCTGGACACCCAGTTCCTGCAGGGGCTGAACGTGCTGGATTACAGCCTGTTGGTGGCCTTCCAGCCACTTCATGCAGATGAACTGAGCCATAACTTTGCCAGCATCATCACCAGGACTGCAAA GTCTGTCGATGGATGGGGCTGCCACCAGAGAGCCATGGTGCCGGGAGCCATCAGTGAGGAGTCTGCCATCCTAGTATCCGATCTTCTGTCGGGGGCCAGCGTGTACCACACATGTGAGGCTGCTGTTGATGGGAAGGGCAACCTGCAGGACGTCAGCCTCCGCAGCAGCCCCGAGTCCAGCCCTGAGCTGTCCCGGGCCCTGGCCCAGAACCGGCGCCTGCTGCCCAACTACAAGAACCCCCTGCATGTCATTGATGGGCCAGAGCAACGCTACTTTGTGGGTATCATCGACCTCTTCACCGTGTATAGCCTGCGCAAGAGGCTTGAGCACCTCTGGAAGTGCATCCGGTACCGGGGACAGACTTTCTCCACTGTCTGCCCAACCCAGTACGCCCGGCGCCTCTGCCAGTGGGTGGAAACGCACACCCTCTGA
- the PIP5KL1 gene encoding phosphatidylinositol 4-phosphate 5-kinase-like protein 1 isoform X3 has translation MELPLAEILDPGHSPLNSAPVSCPSGVHSIITAGRKKKYFIIMQSVFYPDERITERYDIKGCQVSRWTEPVPEGRQVIVVLKDLNFEGKAICLSHQRSWFIRQVKLDTQFLQGLNVLDYSLLVAFQPLHADELSHNFASIITRTAKSVDGWGCHQRAMVPGAISEESAILVSDLLSGASVYHTCEAAVDGKGNLQDVSLRSSPESSPELSRALAQNRRLLPNYKNPLHVIDGPEQRYFVGIIDLFTVYSLRKRLEHLWKCIRYRGQTFSTVCPTQYARRLCQWVETHTL, from the exons ATGGAGCTGCCTCTGGCTGAGATTCTGGATCCAGGCCATTCTCCTCTGAACTCTGCTCCTGTGTCCTGCCCTTCAGGTGTCCACAGCATCATCACAGCCGGGAGGAAGAAG AAATACTTCATCATCATGCAGAGCGTGTTCTACCCTGACGAGAGGATCACTGAGCG GTATGACATCAAGGGCTGCCAGGTGAGCCGCTGGACGGAGCCAGTCCCAGAGGGCAGACAGGTCATTGTGGTGCTGAAGGACCTCAACTTTGAAGGGAAGGCCATCTGCCTGA GTCATCAGCGCTCCTGGTTCATCCGCCAGGTGAAGCTGGACACCCAGTTCCTGCAGGGGCTGAACGTGCTGGATTACAGCCTGTTGGTGGCCTTCCAGCCACTTCATGCAGATGAACTGAGCCATAACTTTGCCAGCATCATCACCAGGACTGCAAA GTCTGTCGATGGATGGGGCTGCCACCAGAGAGCCATGGTGCCGGGAGCCATCAGTGAGGAGTCTGCCATCCTAGTATCCGATCTTCTGTCGGGGGCCAGCGTGTACCACACATGTGAGGCTGCTGTTGATGGGAAGGGCAACCTGCAGGACGTCAGCCTCCGCAGCAGCCCCGAGTCCAGCCCTGAGCTGTCCCGGGCCCTGGCCCAGAACCGGCGCCTGCTGCCCAACTACAAGAACCCCCTGCATGTCATTGATGGGCCAGAGCAACGCTACTTTGTGGGTATCATCGACCTCTTCACCGTGTATAGCCTGCGCAAGAGGCTTGAGCACCTCTGGAAGTGCATCCGGTACCGGGGACAGACTTTCTCCACTGTCTGCCCAACCCAGTACGCCCGGCGCCTCTGCCAGTGGGTGGAAACGCACACCCTCTGA